The following coding sequences lie in one Hippopotamus amphibius kiboko isolate mHipAmp2 chromosome 7, mHipAmp2.hap2, whole genome shotgun sequence genomic window:
- the C1D gene encoding nuclear nucleic acid-binding protein C1D isoform X2 — MLVIMAGEEINEDYPVEIHEYLSTFENSIGAVDEMLKTMMSVSRNELLQKLDPLEQAKVDLVSAYTLNSMFWVYLATQGVNPKEHPVKQELERIRVYMNRVKEITDKKKAGKLDRGAASRFVKNALWEPKPKNASKVANKGKSKN, encoded by the exons ATG ttggtcATAATGGCAGGtgaagaaattaatgaagacTATCCAGTAGAAATTCATGAATATTTATCAACATTTGAGAATTCCATTGGTGCTGTGGATGAGATGCTGAAGACCATGATGTCTGTTTCTAGAAATGAGTTGTTGCAGAAG ctGGACCCACTTGAACAAGCAAAAGTGGATTTAGTTTCTGCTTACACATTAAATTCAATGTTTTGGG TTTATTTGGCAACGCAGGGAGTCAATCCTAAGGAGCATCCAGTAAAGCAGGAATTG gAGAGAATCAGAGTATACATGAACAGAGTCAAGGAaataacagacaagaaaaaggcTGGCAAGCTGGACAGGGGTGCGGCTTCAAGATTTGTAAAAAATGCCCTGTGGGAACCAAAACCTAAAAATGCATCCAAAGTTGCcaataaaggaaaaagtaaaaattaa
- the C1D gene encoding nuclear nucleic acid-binding protein C1D isoform X1 — protein sequence MPWKPDKLVIMAGEEINEDYPVEIHEYLSTFENSIGAVDEMLKTMMSVSRNELLQKLDPLEQAKVDLVSAYTLNSMFWVYLATQGVNPKEHPVKQELERIRVYMNRVKEITDKKKAGKLDRGAASRFVKNALWEPKPKNASKVANKGKSKN from the exons ATGCCCTGGAAACCAGACAAG ttggtcATAATGGCAGGtgaagaaattaatgaagacTATCCAGTAGAAATTCATGAATATTTATCAACATTTGAGAATTCCATTGGTGCTGTGGATGAGATGCTGAAGACCATGATGTCTGTTTCTAGAAATGAGTTGTTGCAGAAG ctGGACCCACTTGAACAAGCAAAAGTGGATTTAGTTTCTGCTTACACATTAAATTCAATGTTTTGGG TTTATTTGGCAACGCAGGGAGTCAATCCTAAGGAGCATCCAGTAAAGCAGGAATTG gAGAGAATCAGAGTATACATGAACAGAGTCAAGGAaataacagacaagaaaaaggcTGGCAAGCTGGACAGGGGTGCGGCTTCAAGATTTGTAAAAAATGCCCTGTGGGAACCAAAACCTAAAAATGCATCCAAAGTTGCcaataaaggaaaaagtaaaaattaa
- the C1D gene encoding nuclear nucleic acid-binding protein C1D isoform X3: MAGEEINEDYPVEIHEYLSTFENSIGAVDEMLKTMMSVSRNELLQKLDPLEQAKVDLVSAYTLNSMFWVYLATQGVNPKEHPVKQELERIRVYMNRVKEITDKKKAGKLDRGAASRFVKNALWEPKPKNASKVANKGKSKN; encoded by the exons ATGGCAGGtgaagaaattaatgaagacTATCCAGTAGAAATTCATGAATATTTATCAACATTTGAGAATTCCATTGGTGCTGTGGATGAGATGCTGAAGACCATGATGTCTGTTTCTAGAAATGAGTTGTTGCAGAAG ctGGACCCACTTGAACAAGCAAAAGTGGATTTAGTTTCTGCTTACACATTAAATTCAATGTTTTGGG TTTATTTGGCAACGCAGGGAGTCAATCCTAAGGAGCATCCAGTAAAGCAGGAATTG gAGAGAATCAGAGTATACATGAACAGAGTCAAGGAaataacagacaagaaaaaggcTGGCAAGCTGGACAGGGGTGCGGCTTCAAGATTTGTAAAAAATGCCCTGTGGGAACCAAAACCTAAAAATGCATCCAAAGTTGCcaataaaggaaaaagtaaaaattaa